Proteins encoded by one window of Antechinus flavipes isolate AdamAnt ecotype Samford, QLD, Australia chromosome 4, AdamAnt_v2, whole genome shotgun sequence:
- the LOC127560405 gene encoding angiotensin-converting enzyme-like protein Ace3 — protein MLKKSFLTAQHTLYYGTKARHFNTTNFTSPLLKRMLWKLKEMERASLPENDLKEYNELLTNMETIYNAADVCLEKGPCIPLEPDLSEVMASSRDYDELLWAWQGWRDTVGQQLRPIYSRYVELSNKAARLNGHTDTGDSWRAVYESPTLEKDLEQLYYEMKPLYLNLHAYVRRALYHYYGSEHINLKGPIPAHLLGNMWAQSWTNIIDLVIPFPSSTKMDATMAMKSQRWTPIKMFEEADKFFQSLGMLPVLPEFWVKSMLEKPLDGRKVSCQISSWDFYNGKDFRIKQCTKVDMKDLLSVFHEMGHIQYFMQYKDLPVVFREGANPGFHEAMGDVVALSVSTPSYLHNSELLITQIEDYESEINFLMNIALEKVAFIPFSYLVDQFRWKVFDGRISKEDYNREWWNLRLKYQGICPPLPRSEEDFDAGSKFHIPGNVPYIRYFISSVIQFQFHEALCKVSDFTGPLHKCNIYNSQEAGKLLG, from the exons ATG TTGAAAAAGAGCTTCCTGACAGCTCAGCATACATTGTATTATGGCACAAAGGCTCGTCACTTCAACACCACCAACTTTACAAGCCCACTACTGAAGCGCATGCTGTGGAAGCTGAAGGAAATGGAGAGGGCTAGTCTACCAGAGAATGACCTTAAGGAG TACAATGAACTTTTAACAAATATGGAAACCATCTACAATGCGGCTGATGTGTGCTTAGAAAAGGGACCTTGCATTCCCCTAGAACCTG ACCTTTCAGAGGTAATGGCTTCCTCCCGAGACTATGATGAACTGCTCTGGGCATGGCAAGGTTGGCGGGATACTGTGGGCCAGCAGCTCCGTCCCATCTACAGTCGGTATGTGGAGCTCAGCAACAAGGCTGCTAGGCTTAATG GTCACACGGACACAGGGGATTCATGGAGAGCAGTATATGAGTCACCAACCTTGGAGAAAGACCTTGAGCAGCTCTACTATGAAATGAAGCCACTCTATCTAAATCTACATGCTTATGTGCGCCGAGCTCTTTACCACTACTATGGATCTGAGCATATTAACCTAAAGGGGCCTATTCCTGCCCATTTATTGG GGAACATGTGGGCTCAGTCGTGGACCAACATCATTGACCTAGTCATACCCTTTCCTTCATCCACAAAAATGGATGCCACCATGGCCATGAAGAGTCAG CGTTGGACACCCATTAAGATGTTTGAAGAGGCTGACAAATTCTTCCAGTCTCTGGGGATGCTCCCTGTTCTCCCAGAATTCTGGGTCAAATCAATGCTGGAGAAGCCATTGGATGGAAGAAAAGTATCATGTCAAATCTCTTCCTGGGACTTCTACAATGGCAAGGACTTCAG GATAAAGCAATGCACCAAGGTGGACATGAAAGATCTCTTGTCCGTCTTCCATGAGATGGGCCATATCCAAtatttcatgcagtacaaggatcTGCCTGTGGTATTCCGAGAGGGTGCCAACCCAGGCTTCCATGAGGCCATGGGGGATGTGGTGGCCCTCTCTGTTTCCACCCCCAGCTACCTTCACAACTCAGAGCTGCTGATCACTCAAATAGAGGACTATG AAAGTGAGATCAACTTCCTTATGAACATAGCACTGGAAAAGGTTGCCTTTATTCCCTTCAGCTACTTGGTGGACCAGTTTCGATGGAAGGTCTTTGATGGCCGAATCAGCAAGGAAGATTACAATCGGGAATGGTGGAACTTGAG GTTAAAATATCAGGGAATATGCCCACCACTGCCAAGATCAGAGGAAGACTTTGATGCAGGTTCTAAGTTCCACATTCCTGGCAATGTGCCTTATATCAG GTACTTTATCAGTTCTGTGATCCAGTTCCAATTTCATGAGGCCCTGTGCAAAGTCTCAGATTTCACAGGACCCCTGCACAAATGTAACATCTACAATTCTCAAGAGGCAGGAAAACTCCTAGGGTGA